A region from the Vicia villosa cultivar HV-30 ecotype Madison, WI linkage group LG3, Vvil1.0, whole genome shotgun sequence genome encodes:
- the LOC131655490 gene encoding oxysterol-binding protein-related protein 1C-like encodes MLSKKQVYANPDSHLPPMSSFRNTQKDDEPGSSTKNQMGPSFRSLSSCNRTGRTPSSSRAVQRSASARLARKNSSREVMLNDIVGDGISGILYKWVNYGRGWRPRWFFLHDGVLSYYKIHGPDKLILNRDVEKRSKVIGDESLRRIASHRHCPSRRQNPVSEIHLMVCSVRENKSDEKRFCICTGTKKRIHLRAESKEDRTMWMEAMMTVKTMYPRLPTTSEIMSPSVSVVISTDKLRQRLLQEGVNEVSIRECEEIMRTEMFQLHTYIVALKKKQLLLTDTLRNLETEKVDLENTLVEDQRQTKDEVDSYLSSQERYSDGSGSEYSDEHDREDNTDDEHDAFFDTYEILSASSIRSNGSSDHLRSIQESESEETSSSTGKCDPKSTTGSNYPYIERRKKLPDPVEKETGVSLWSIIKDNIGKDLTKVCLPVYFNEPISSLQKCFEDLEYSHLLDQAYECGKMGDNLMRILYVAAFAVSGYANTNGRSCKPFNPLLGETYEADYPDKGIRFISEKVSHHPMVLACHCEGRGWKFWGDSNLKSKFWGRSIQLDPIGYLTVEFDDGEVFYWSKVTTSIYNLILGKLYCDHYGTMNIEGNREHSCKVKFKEQSIIDRNPHQVQGIVEDKNGKIAATIFGKWDESLHYVIGALSGKGKRSNMSPKPQMLWKRNQLPEHQTRYNFTEFAFTLNEITPGLKEKLPPTDSRLRPDQRCLENGEYEMANSEKLRLETRQRQARNMQETGWKPRWFAKENNSKSYRYIGGYWETREKGKWENCGDIFGQITVGADQEFNSTA; translated from the exons ATGCTAAGCAAAAAACAAGTTTATGCAAATCCAGATTCTCATCTTCCCCCCATGAGTTCCTTTCGCAACACACAAAAAGACGATGAACCCGGTTCATCAACCAAGAACCAAATGGGACCAAGCTTCCGCTCCCTCTCCAGCTGCAACCGAACCGGCCGAACCCCCTCGTCAAGCCGCGCGGTTCAACGATCCGCCTCCGCTAGATTGGCTCGTAAAAACTCCTCACGTGAGGTCATGCTTAACGATATCGTCGGTGACGGAATCTCCGGTATCTTGTATAAGTGGGTAAACTACGGCCGAGGGTGGAGGCCGAGGTGGTTTTTCCTCCATGACGGTGTTTTATCTTATTACAAAATCCATGGTCCTGATAAGCTTATTCTTAACCGTGACGTCGAGAAACGATCGAAAGTCATCGGAGACGAATCCCTCCGCCGTATCGCTAGCCACCGTCATTGTCCCTCCCGTCGTCAAAATCCTGTCAGTGAAATCCACCTAATG GTGTGTTCGGTGCGAGAGAACAAGTCGGACGAAAAGAGGTTTTGCATATGTACCGGGACGAAGAAGAGAATACATTTAAGAGCGGAGAGTAAAGAGGATAGAACAATGTGGATGGAAGCAATGATGACAGTGAAAACCATGTATCCTCGATTACCTACCACATCAGAAATCATGTCTCCTTCGGTTTCCGTCGTGATTTCGACCGATAAGTTGAGACAACGACTTTTGCAAGAAGGTGTTAATGAAGTTTCTATCCGTGAATGTGAAGAAATCATGAGAACGGAGATGTTTCAGTTGCACACATACATTGTTGCCCTTAAAAAGAAACAATTGCTACTCACAGACACACTTCGTAATTTAGAG ACTGAGAAGGTTGATTTGGAGAACACACTTGTCGAAGACCAGAGACAAACTAAGGATGAAGTGGATTCATATCTCTCATCACAAGAACGTTATAGTG ATGGAAGTGGAAGTGAATATTCTGATGAGCATGATAGAGAGGATAACACAGACGACGAGCACGACGCATTCTTCGATACATACGAAATCCTTTCAGCGAGTTCAATTAGAAGTAATGGATCGTCTGATCATTTGAGATCCATCCAGGAATCTGAATCTGAGGAGACATCTAGTTCAACAGGAAAATGTGATCCTAAATCGACTACTGGATCAAACTATCCTTATATCGAGCGACGGAAGAAGTTACCTGATCCTGTTGAGAAAGAAACTGGAGTTAGTTTATGGTCAATAATAAAAGACAACATTGGAAAAGATCTTACAAAAGTTTGTCTTCCAGTTTATTTTAATGAGCCAATCTCTTCATTACAGAAATGTTTTGAAGATTTGGAGTACTCTCACCTTCTCGATCAAGCTTATGAATGTGGTAAAATG GGTGACAATCTAATGAGGATACTATACGTGGCTGCATTTGCAGTTTCGGGGTATGCAAACACTAATGGTAGAAGTTGTAAACCATTTAATCCGTTATTGGGTGAAACATATGAAGCTGATTATCCAGATAAAGGCATAAGATTTATCTCTGAGAAG GTGAGTCATCATCCTATGGTTTTAGCATGTCATTGTGAGGGTCGTGGTTGGAAATTTTGGGGTGATAgcaatttaaaaagtaaattttgggGTCGATCGATTCAACTTGACCCTATTGGCTATTTAACCGTGGAGTTTGACGACGGTGAAGTCTTTTATTGGAGCAAG GTAACAACATCCATTTATAACCTAATTTTAGGAAAACTCTATTGCGATCATTATGGTACAATGAACATAGAGGGGAATCGTGAGCATTCGTGTAAGGTCAAATTCAAAGAGCAATCAATCATTGATAGAAACCCTCACCAG GTGCAAGGCATAGTTGAAGATAAGAATGGAAAAATAGCAGCAACTATATTTGGGAAGTGGGATGAGAGTTTGCATTACGTAATTGGAGCATTATCTGGAAAAGGAAAAAGGTCCAATATGTCACCGAAACCGCAAATGTTGTGGAAGAGAAACCAATTACCAGAGCACCAAACGAGATACAATTTTACAGAATTCGCATTTACATTAAATGAAATCACACCTGGTCTAAAG GAGAAGTTGCCGCCAACAGATTCAAGGCTAAGGCCTGATCAAAGATGTTTGGAGAATGGAGAATATGAAATGGCCAATTCTGAGAAGTTGAGATTGGAAACAAGACAACGACAG GCGAGAAACATGCAAGAGACAGGTTGGAAACCAAGATGGTTTGCTAAGGAAAATAACAGTAAGAGTTATCGTTATATTGGTGGATATTGGGAGACTAGAGAAAAGGGAAAATGGGAAAATTGTGGTGATATTTTTGGCCAAATCACAGTTGGTGCTGATCAAGAATTTAACTCAACTGCATAA
- the LOC131661068 gene encoding phosphatidylinositol 4-phosphate 5-kinase 1-like: MQETLLNVSELQHLQETNNAKKNKSEEMEMVVVAAPCRRPPRTRRVSPTTVEKELPNGDVYSGSLSGNTPHGKGKYVWCDGCMYEGEWKKGKAWGKGRFSWPSGATYEGEFVSGRMEGSGSFVGVEGDTYRGSWVSDRKHGFGEKCYANGDVYEGWWRFNLQDGEGKYMWKNGNEYVGEWKCGAISGNGMLMWKNGNRYQGCWDNGVPKGKGVFTWRDGSVSAGNWGNEEERNVNKRVSVSVSVDGSKSVVFPRICIWELDGEAGDITCDIVDNVEACMFYRDGSESENGGGDAGLLQKSPCYSLDGDVKKPGFTVSKGHKSYDLILNLQLGIRYCVGKHASVPRELRSGDFDPKEKFWTRFPPEGSKFTPPHQSVDFRWKDYNPVVFRHLRELFAIDPADYMLAICGNDTLREMSSPGKSGSSFYLTQDDRFIIKTLKKSEVKVLIKMLPSYYQHVSQYKNSLVTKFLGVHCVKPIGGQKTRFIVMGNVFCSEYRIHKRFDLKGSSHGRTTDKPHKEIDETTTLKDLDLSYIFRLEQSWFQELKWQLDKDCEFLEAEGIMDYSFLIGLHFRDDYLTDEMKNSPNELSSGKRDIQNDDMQDMRWIPIGRGPLIRLGINMPARAERVCKAGLDQQHTGSSKLTSSESSGEISDVILYFGIIDILQDYDISKKLEHAYKSLQVDPASISAVDPKLYSKRFRDFIHRIFVEDK, translated from the exons ATGCAAGAGACGCTGTTAAATGTTTCAGAGCTGCAACACCTTCAAGAGACTAATAATGCTAAGAAGAACAAATCAGAGGAGATGGAAATGGTAGTGGTTGCAGCACCGTGCCGTCGACCACCGCGGACACGGCGCGTGTCGCCGACGACTGTGGAAAAGGAGCTTCCGAATGGTGATGTGTATAGTGGAAGCTTATCCGGGAACACGCCGCACGGGAAAGGGAAGTATGTTTGGTGTGATGGGTGTATGTATGAAGGTGAATGGAAGAAGGGAAAAGCGTGGGGGAAAGGGAGGTTTTCGTGGCCTTCAGGGGCGACTTATGAAGGGGAGTTTGTTTCTGGGAGAATGGAAGGTTCTGGAAGTTTTGTTGGTGTGGAAGGTGATACGTATAGAGGTAGTTGGGTTTCTGATCGGAAGCATGGGTTTGGTGAGAAATGTTATGCGAATGGGGATGTGTATGAGGGATGGTGGAGGTTCAATTTGCAAGATGGGGAAGGGAAGTATATGTGGAAGAACGGGAATGAGTATGTTGGAGAGTGGAAATGTGGAGCTATATCGGGGAATGGGATGTTGATGTGGAAGAACGGGAACCGGTATCAAGGTTGTTGGGATAACGGTGTGCCGAAGGGGAAAGGTGTGTTTACGTGGCGCGATGGGAGTGTTTCGGCTGGGAATTGGGGGAATGAGGAAGAGAGGAATGTGAATAAGAGAGTTTCTGTTTCTGTGTCTGTGGATGGTTCGAAGAGTGTGGTTTTTCCGAGGATTTGTATTTGGGAACTTGATGGGGAAGCTGGTGATATTACTTGTGATATTGTTGATAATGTGGAGGCGTGTATGTTTTATAGAGACGGAAGTGAATCGGAGAATGGTGGTGGAGATGCAGGGTTGTTGCAGAAGAGTCCTTGTTATTCGCTTGATGGGGATGTTAAGAAACCTGGTTTTACAGTTTCTAAGGGGCATAAGAGCTATGATTTGATCCTTAATCTTCAACTGGGTATTAG ATATTGTGTTGGGAAGCATGCTTCGGTGCCTCGAGAGCTTAGGTCGGGAGATTTTGATCCAAAGGAGAAGTTCTGGACGAGGTTCCCTCCGGAAGGCTCTAAGTTTACGCCTCCGCATCAATCGGTGGACTTCAGGTGGAAAGACTACAATCCAGTGGTGTTCAG GCATTTGAGGGAATTATTCGCTATAGATCCGGCTGATTACATGCTTGCGATTTGTGGCAACGATACACTGAGGGAAATGTCTTCACCTGGCAAAAGTGGAAGCTCCTTTTACCTTACTCAAGATGACCGATTTATTATCAAGACCTTGAAGAAGTCTGAAGTCAAG GTGCTGATCAAGATGCTTCCCAGTTACTATCAGCATGTTTCTCAGTACAAGAACTCGCTGGTTACAAAGTTCCTAGGAGTTCATTGTGTCAAACCTATTGGAGGTCAAAAG ACTCGGTTTATTGTAATGGGAAATGTATTTTGTTCGGAGTATCGGATTCATAAGCGGTTTGACCTTAAAGGTTCTTCTCATGGCCGTACAACTGATAAGCCTCATAAGGAGATTGATGAGACTACTACTCTTAAAGACCTTGATCTTAGTTATATCTTTCGCCTGGAGCAATCTTGGTTTCAAGAGCTTAAATG GCAACTTGATAAAGACTGTGAGTTCCTGGAAGCAGAGGGAATAATGGACTACAGCTTTCTCATTGGCCTTCATTTTCGTGATGATTACTTAACCGATGAAATGAAAAATTCACCTAATGAATTGAGTTCAG GCAAGAGAGACATACAAAATGATGACATGCAGGACATGAGGTGGATACCTATAGGCCG GGGACCTCTAATCCGGCTGGGAATAAACATGCCAGCAAGAGCTGAGAGAGTGTGTAAAGCTGGATTGGATCAGCAGCACACTGGAAGTAGCAAATTAACCTCTTCAGAGAGTAGTGGTGAGATCTCTGATGTAATCCTATATTTTGGCATCATTGACATTCTTCAAGACTATGATATTAGCAAAAAGCTAGAGCATGCATACAAGTCACTACAAGTGGACCCCGCCTCGATCTCAGCCGTTGATCCCAAGCTATATTCCAAAAGGTTTAGGGATTTCATACACAGAATCTTTGTAGAGGACAAATGA